Proteins from a genomic interval of Papaver somniferum cultivar HN1 chromosome 4, ASM357369v1, whole genome shotgun sequence:
- the LOC113272463 gene encoding WW domain-binding protein 4-like: MNKSTHYVRSPLTKIIDSCTIVELPTKVKSKQEHFLPELVKEELDALPEYSKQRPKARGTLKEDTGKGTVASPNKLEMKSNQANAVTRLLPGWAEAKDPATGSSYYYHVSTRKSQWEIPSENFGSAQPLYLPPQQDWIETLASGCRYYYNTKTGVSQWEVPESLKKVPLQHNKETASKSTVNKNGQSPFFMQIKCMGCGGWGLDLVQAWG; encoded by the exons GTACAATAGTTGAATTACCTACTAAGGTGAAAAGTAAGCAAGAACATTTTCTACCAGAGCTTGTGAAAGAGGAGTTAGATGCCTTGCCTGAATATTCGAAGCAAAGGCCGAAGGCTAGGGGAACTCTTAAGGAAGACACAGGGAAAGGGACTGTAGCATCTCCAAAT AAGTTGGAGATGAAATCAAATCAAGCCAATGCTGTAACAAGGTTGCTACCTGGATGG GCTGAAGCAAAGGACCCGGCAACAGGTTCGTCATATTACTATCACGTAAGTACTAGGAAATCCCAATGGGAGATTCCTTCTGAGAATTTTGGTAGTGCACAACCTCTGTATTTACCTCCACAACAAGATTGGATTGAGACATTAGCATCAG GTTGCAGATACTACTATAATACAAAAACAGGTGTATCACAATGGGAGGTCCCAGAATCACTCAAGAAGGTTCCCTTGCAGCACAATAAAGAGACGGCTTCAAAGAGTACAGTCAACAAAAATGGGCAAAGCCCATTCTTCATGCAAATTAAATGCATGGGATGTGGTGGATGGGGATTGGATCTTGTCCAAGCTTGGGGGTAG